TAGATATGTTAGTCCACTACGTCACGGAGAAAAATCGTAAACCGGTTGAAATGACCTATTATAAAAATAAGATGTCATTCATTATTCAATGTAAAGGACAAAACATCAGGTTAACGCAAATGAGCGACAGAGAGGTGCGAATCACAGCAGAGAGCCTTCATCAGGCGGAAACCATAATATTTGAAACGCTGCGAACATTTAATCATTCATTTTTTATTATGGATGAGGATATGCGCCAATATGGATGGATTGCGCCTATTAAAAAGGAAGCGATTCTCTAGCCTGCTATTGTATTCTCCTTCTCAATTTACTATAATGTTTGAGAGACAACATGAAGGAGGAAATTTGTACGATGTCCATTGTTTGGGTAATTGTTATTGCCATTGTAACGTTACTTGCTGGCGTAGCACTAGGCTTCTTTATTGCCAGAAAGTACATGATGAACTACTTAAAGAAAAACCCACCGATTAATGAACAAATGTTGCGTACATTGATGATGCAGATGGGACAAAAGCCATCGCAGAAGAAAATTAATCAGATGATGCGTGCTATGAATAACCAACAACAAAAATAAACTTCGAAACGCACAAAAAATCCTTCTCTTACCGTGTAAGAGAAGGATTTTATTATGGATTAGTGGTTGTGAAGCTTTGAATCTCTCTCATTGTAATGAGTAGTGATCCAGTTTTTTAGCTGAGTCAATATAGCAAATGACCAAACAAAATTAATTGTAAGAACACCAGCTAACAAGGACATGTCATGGTAAACGATCGTGTCATAAGGTTTTATAGCCACAATGATG
The nucleotide sequence above comes from Pontibacillus chungwhensis. Encoded proteins:
- a CDS encoding YneF family protein, yielding MSIVWVIVIAIVTLLAGVALGFFIARKYMMNYLKKNPPINEQMLRTLMMQMGQKPSQKKINQMMRAMNNQQQK
- the sirA gene encoding sporulation inhibitor of replication protein SirA gives rise to the protein MREYALFWIKDEFSSHYFHKTNVLFDFLKEWKYNPDQTLSSTQFQYVTKPIPLDMLVHYVTEKNRKPVEMTYYKNKMSFIIQCKGQNIRLTQMSDREVRITAESLHQAETIIFETLRTFNHSFFIMDEDMRQYGWIAPIKKEAIL